The genome window GCCTTGGCCTTGCCGTCGATCGTCAGCGGCATCGACGTGATGATCGCGTTGGCCGGTGCGGCGACCGCGGCCTGGAGCCGGTGCAGCTCCTCCGGGATCTGGCTGGTGATGTAGTCGAGGGCGCCGAGCGTTCCGGCCGACGTCTTGTCGGTGACGTCCACTTCGATGATCGGCCCGCGGGCGGAGCTGCTGATCTGCACCGTGTACTGCGCCGTCCGGTACTGCGCCTTGACGTCGGCCTGCGCCGACGCTCCGGAGAAGTACGCCACCAGGATGCCGGCGGGCTGGTCGAGGTCGGAGAGCGCCAGGAACGGGTTGCCGCCCGGGCCGATCTGGGTCTTCGACGGGAGCAGCAGGATGAGGCCGCTCGCCGTGTAGTTCGGTGGGGTGATGTGGTACGCGCCGAGGGCCAGCGCGACCGTCATGAGCAGGCCCGTGACGACGATGTACCATCGCCGGCCGAGCGCGCGTAGGACGTCACGTGTCACTGTTCCCCCATCGAATGCGAGTGGGCCGCTGCGACTGGCTGGGGCAGCGGATCACGGTTAGTCTAAGCGAGGAACGCTCATGACTCTGTGGGAATTTTTCGCCGCCTGTCTCCGACGCTGGCCGATCGTGCTCGTCGGAGTCATCGTCACGGGTATCGCTGCCTTCGGTGTGATGAGCGACAAAGGGGTCTATTACACCCGCACGCAGATCGTCTTCCTGGCCCCCAGCAGCACCTACTATCCGAACACTCTGGCGACCCAGTCGGAGGACATCATCGACACCGCGGGGGTGGTCGCGAAACGCATCACCGGACCGGGTCCGGTGACCAAGTACGCGTCCCCCGATGTGACCCTGATCGGCGAGGGCATCCGGGACGGCTGGTCGCTGGGCCTGCCGGATACGGGCGGTCAGTGGGGGACGAACTTCCAGAGCCAGATCCTCAATCTGGAGATCGTCGCGCCCCTGCGCGAGACGGTGCTGGAACGGCAGACGGCGATGCTGGCGCGGGTCCAGGACGAGCTCGACAAGCTGCAGCGCGAACGGGGTGTCGAACCGATCAACGACATCACCGTCCAGGCGGCGCCGAGGTCGACCGTGATCTACCACGTCGGGGGCAGCAAGCCCCGTTCGCTCGGCATGGTCGCGGCCCTCGGATTGGGGGTGACCGCGGCGGCCGTCGTGCTGGCCGATCGGCTCGTCCGGAGCCGTGGGACCGGCGGCCGCGGCGGGTTGATCCGCCGCCGGCGCATCCCTGAGCCGCCGCGCCGGCGGTCGACCTTCACCGGCGTCGCTTGAACGCGCTCGACGCGCGGGCGCGGAGGTCGGCGATGCCGGGGCGGTGCGTGATGAAGCCGCGGACGGTCGCCACCGTGTCGCCCGCGGTCACGCTGTAGCGCGGCTGCAGCCACTCGGACTCGCGGGTCGGGTACCGGTCGCTGCTGAAGACGGTGCGGTAGTCGAGCCCGCGCAGACGGTTCAGCATCGCGCGGTCGTAGCGTCCGAGCGGAAGGGCGGCGTCGGCGATCGGGCCGCCGCTCGCTTCGGCCAGCACGTCGCGGGCGGTCACGAACTCGCGCTCCTGATCCGGCGCGGAGAGCCGGCGCCAGGGGATGTGCGCCCAGCCGTGGCTGCCGATGTCCATGCCGGCGGCGCGGAGGGTGCGCAGGTCGGCCGGGCTCAGGCTGCCCGGCTCCTCCAGGCGCCCGGCGATCGGGAAGAAGGTCGCGCGGAGGCCGCGCTCGAGCAGCGCGGGGAGGCCGAGCTCGATGTCCGACGCGTTCCCGTCGTCGAAGCTCAGCCGCACCTCCGGCCGTCCGCGGACCTCGTCCAGGACGCCGAGGAAGAGGTCGCGGCCGATCCAGTAGGAGGACTCGCCGGGCTCGCGCTCCGCGCCGGCCGTGCCGACGCCGTGGAAGCAGATGTTGATGATCACGGCGCTCCTCGTCGGCCGGCGGAGGCGGGACCGCCCCGGGTGCTCTCGTCGCGCCCCCAGCTCCGGCCCGCGTCGCGGACCCGGCGGCGCGCCAGCAGGGCGGCCGCGAGCGTGATCGTCACGTACGGGACCGCCGCGAGG of Leifsonia shinshuensis contains these proteins:
- a CDS encoding polysaccharide deacetylase family protein is translated as MIINICFHGVGTAGAEREPGESSYWIGRDLFLGVLDEVRGRPEVRLSFDDGNASDIELGLPALLERGLRATFFPIAGRLEEPGSLSPADLRTLRAAGMDIGSHGWAHIPWRRLSAPDQEREFVTARDVLAEASGGPIADAALPLGRYDRAMLNRLRGLDYRTVFSSDRYPTRESEWLQPRYSVTAGDTVATVRGFITHRPGIADLRARASSAFKRRR